Proteins co-encoded in one Acidobacteriota bacterium genomic window:
- a CDS encoding DUF4870 domain-containing protein, producing MSDPGMVGGAKPYADEDKIHLFLAYFGILALVPFFMFKDKRSDPQKEYVYWHGREGLAFAAVVLVLWVIGVFVSIVLGMVLGAVTMGIGGFLTPCIMCGLFIFMLVVNIMAWMKAFKGEKWEIPLVHKIAEMFG from the coding sequence ATGAGTGACCCCGGTATGGTCGGCGGCGCGAAGCCGTACGCGGACGAAGACAAGATCCATCTGTTCCTGGCGTATTTCGGAATCCTCGCGCTGGTTCCGTTCTTCATGTTCAAGGACAAGCGCAGCGACCCCCAGAAGGAATACGTGTACTGGCACGGCCGGGAGGGTCTGGCCTTTGCCGCGGTGGTCCTGGTTCTCTGGGTCATCGGCGTTTTCGTCTCCATCGTTCTGGGCATGGTCCTCGGGGCCGTCACCATGGGCATCGGCGGTTTCCTCACGCCCTGCATCATGTGCGGGCTCTTCATCTTCATGCTGGTCGTGAACATCATGGCCTGGATGAAGGCCTTCAAGGGCGAAAAGTGGGAGATCCCCCTGGTCCACAAGATCGCCGAGATGTTCGGTTGA
- a CDS encoding tetratricopeptide repeat protein, with the protein MRKGAFLRRWTILVAAGLWSAAFLAAEAGEGWRILLEGGDFRKAEKAFRSCVEQDPRDASSAFGLAFVLRSVGEPEKALLAAAEGLKSAPDHPLAFLLEDLLSEGAAFNEVTTRLVEDSLPALSSARSMDPMVRINLRWLALNLASRRGEPSQRASALRAAGFLPGAFFTGPLTDRPRTAFTEGPAAEPDWNALGGWTYSSLDSPLVRPPLHAMAQERDSRYYACVPFRVSASGKALLMFNAARSFRVFLDGRPLLVKDFLKRQENPTNVLRVALKEGRHRLTLEVLASGPGDGVYAALLDPEGNPLPVEFLKEPGDLPSPVTGFVPEGEFVDAFTSGFSASDPRRPGFAALWHRWRGDVAGGRILMENAAEDAGGAPIWNLLAAEMYLFEADDLPRKIAESRAERAVDRALAGAPGCPSARFFKALLLGESSEGDEDLDVLRDLMKEAPSDPRWGLALAQKLHARGWDTMARRVLEEVAAGHPQCESVESAWVSFFHDLGDRARQREAIKRLEKLRRADPERESYLEATGDLAGLRALLVEERDRWGDRDLSFALRIAGVDMEIGDYPAARAALEKLAADNPASVGIALDLARCAFLQEDEAGGRQAWSNLKKARPEAFQVDLARMALGEPLPFQDRHLDLETVLAEDRGEAPDQAPSSLILDQLLSRIEPDGSSVERYHGILRINDKEGVDREGEQQIPGQILLSLRTVKPDGRVLEPEQIPEKDTVSLQGLEPGDLVEFEYITLRPPNRVKEGSYITSQVFLFQDIEKPFHRTEWTVEYPPGLAMEFLEKNLPGPGERGLRGPNAYSRWAYRDMPRIPPEPDTPNKLLFVPMVEAAGAITWKDVALFMRESILGTYQVTPEIERRFRQTTGGLESREEVLKALWKSCLQDVDGEDDGSWQDPTQTLLTRQGGRLPLLCAYLTLAGLPFEVLLAEPVPDRVSRESLPRLGQFRVPVVKVGLPSGAKYLTLSGPRRDPSVLPWFLQGAEAFPVTSREPWKVESIPADFGPWERAYERETREIRPDGDFRVTYRAELDPDASEGMRSALAQVPKDQWRRAIQMAVSHRYGSVDLEDYHLENLESPEGPVVWSYTAVIHGSAVKDGNRLTAADPLPAFHLGRALGSLKERQLPLATGGPIFLRQEIAFRLPEGAEASFRPTDKDVRGPFGEYVLRVSRETNEIRVQRRLAVPSQVVWPGRYADLLAFLKAVDDAESGQLSVTLPP; encoded by the coding sequence ATGAGAAAAGGAGCCTTTCTTCGAAGATGGACGATCCTCGTGGCCGCCGGCTTGTGGAGTGCCGCCTTCCTGGCGGCGGAGGCCGGGGAAGGTTGGCGGATCCTCCTGGAGGGGGGGGATTTCCGAAAGGCCGAGAAGGCCTTTCGCTCCTGCGTTGAACAGGATCCTCGCGACGCCTCCTCCGCCTTCGGCCTTGCCTTCGTCCTGAGGTCCGTGGGGGAGCCCGAGAAGGCCCTCTTGGCGGCGGCGGAAGGGCTCAAGAGCGCCCCGGACCATCCCCTCGCCTTTCTCCTGGAAGACCTCTTGAGCGAGGGAGCCGCCTTCAACGAGGTCACGACCCGGCTGGTGGAGGACTCCCTTCCCGCCCTATCCTCGGCCCGATCCATGGACCCCATGGTGCGAATCAACCTCCGCTGGCTCGCCCTCAACCTGGCCTCCCGGAGGGGGGAGCCTTCGCAGAGGGCCTCGGCTCTCCGGGCGGCGGGGTTCCTGCCCGGCGCGTTCTTCACCGGTCCCCTGACGGACCGGCCCCGCACCGCCTTCACCGAAGGCCCGGCCGCCGAGCCCGACTGGAACGCCCTCGGGGGTTGGACCTACTCGTCCCTGGACAGCCCCCTGGTGCGTCCCCCCCTTCATGCCATGGCTCAGGAAAGGGATTCCCGCTACTACGCCTGCGTGCCCTTCCGGGTGTCCGCCTCGGGTAAAGCCCTATTGATGTTCAACGCGGCCCGCTCCTTCCGGGTCTTCTTGGACGGCCGGCCGCTCCTGGTCAAGGACTTCCTGAAGAGGCAGGAGAACCCCACCAACGTCCTGCGGGTGGCCCTGAAGGAGGGGCGACACCGGCTCACCCTGGAAGTGTTGGCCTCCGGCCCCGGCGACGGGGTATACGCGGCCCTTCTTGACCCCGAGGGGAATCCCCTGCCCGTGGAGTTTCTCAAGGAGCCCGGCGACCTCCCGTCCCCCGTAACCGGCTTTGTCCCGGAAGGCGAATTCGTGGATGCCTTCACCTCCGGTTTCTCCGCCTCGGATCCGAGGCGGCCGGGGTTCGCGGCCCTGTGGCACCGCTGGCGGGGAGACGTGGCGGGGGGCCGGATCCTCATGGAGAACGCCGCGGAGGATGCCGGAGGGGCCCCGATCTGGAACCTCCTCGCCGCCGAAATGTACCTCTTCGAGGCCGACGACCTGCCGCGAAAGATCGCCGAGAGCCGGGCCGAGAGGGCCGTGGACCGCGCCCTCGCCGGCGCGCCCGGCTGTCCCTCCGCCCGCTTCTTCAAGGCGCTCCTTTTGGGGGAAAGCTCCGAAGGGGACGAGGACCTGGATGTGCTGAGGGACCTGATGAAGGAGGCTCCGTCCGATCCGCGGTGGGGGCTGGCCCTCGCCCAGAAGCTCCACGCGAGAGGCTGGGACACCATGGCCCGCCGCGTGCTCGAGGAAGTGGCGGCGGGGCATCCGCAGTGCGAAAGCGTGGAATCGGCGTGGGTCTCCTTCTTTCACGACCTGGGCGACCGGGCCAGACAGAGGGAAGCCATCAAGAGGTTGGAGAAGTTGCGCCGGGCCGATCCCGAACGGGAGTCCTACCTCGAGGCAACCGGCGACCTGGCCGGGTTGCGCGCTCTCCTCGTGGAGGAGCGGGACCGGTGGGGGGATCGCGACCTGTCCTTCGCCCTTCGGATCGCGGGTGTGGACATGGAAATAGGCGATTACCCCGCCGCGCGGGCCGCGCTGGAGAAGCTCGCGGCCGACAACCCGGCGAGCGTGGGCATCGCCCTGGATCTGGCCCGGTGCGCCTTCCTGCAAGAGGACGAGGCCGGCGGGCGACAGGCCTGGAGCAACCTGAAGAAGGCCCGTCCCGAGGCCTTTCAGGTGGATCTGGCCCGCATGGCCCTGGGAGAACCCTTGCCCTTCCAGGACCGTCACCTGGACCTCGAGACGGTGCTGGCGGAAGACCGAGGCGAGGCGCCGGATCAAGCGCCTTCGTCGCTGATTCTGGACCAGCTTCTGAGCCGGATCGAGCCCGACGGGTCCTCGGTGGAGAGATACCACGGAATCTTGAGGATCAATGACAAGGAGGGGGTGGACCGGGAGGGCGAACAGCAGATCCCCGGCCAGATCCTCCTCTCCCTCCGGACCGTGAAGCCGGACGGCCGGGTCCTTGAACCGGAGCAGATTCCTGAAAAGGACACGGTGAGCCTGCAGGGGCTCGAGCCCGGGGACCTCGTGGAGTTCGAGTACATCACCCTCCGTCCGCCCAACCGGGTCAAGGAGGGGAGCTACATCACGTCCCAGGTCTTCCTCTTCCAGGACATCGAGAAGCCTTTCCACCGCACGGAGTGGACGGTCGAGTACCCCCCCGGACTCGCCATGGAGTTTCTGGAGAAGAACCTCCCGGGCCCCGGCGAGAGGGGGCTTCGCGGTCCGAACGCCTACAGCCGCTGGGCCTACCGCGACATGCCCAGGATCCCGCCCGAGCCGGACACCCCCAACAAACTCCTGTTCGTGCCGATGGTGGAGGCCGCCGGGGCCATCACCTGGAAGGACGTGGCCCTGTTCATGCGGGAGAGCATCCTCGGGACGTACCAGGTGACGCCGGAAATCGAGAGGCGCTTTCGGCAAACGACCGGCGGCCTGGAATCGAGGGAAGAGGTCTTGAAGGCGCTCTGGAAATCCTGTCTGCAGGACGTGGACGGAGAAGACGACGGGTCCTGGCAGGACCCCACCCAGACGCTCCTGACGCGCCAGGGAGGGCGGTTGCCCCTTCTTTGCGCCTACTTGACCCTGGCGGGCCTCCCCTTCGAGGTTCTTCTCGCCGAGCCGGTCCCCGACCGGGTGTCCCGAGAGAGCCTCCCCCGTTTGGGGCAGTTCAGGGTTCCGGTGGTCAAGGTCGGGCTTCCCTCGGGGGCGAAGTACCTGACCCTTTCCGGGCCCCGCCGGGATCCCTCGGTCCTCCCCTGGTTCCTTCAAGGCGCCGAGGCGTTTCCCGTAACGTCCAGGGAGCCCTGGAAGGTCGAGTCCATCCCCGCCGATTTCGGACCCTGGGAGAGGGCCTACGAACGGGAAACGCGGGAAATCCGTCCCGACGGTGATTTCCGCGTGACCTATCGGGCGGAGCTCGATCCGGACGCGAGCGAGGGAATGCGCTCGGCGCTGGCGCAGGTCCCCAAGGACCAGTGGCGAAGGGCCATCCAGATGGCGGTCTCCCATCGGTACGGGAGCGTGGACCTGGAGGACTATCACCTGGAGAACCTGGAATCCCCGGAGGGGCCCGTGGTCTGGTCCTACACGGCGGTGATTCACGGGAGCGCGGTCAAGGACGGGAACCGTCTCACGGCGGCGGACCCCCTGCCCGCGTTCCACCTGGGCAGAGCCCTTGGAAGTCTCAAGGAGAGGCAGCTTCCCCTCGCCACCGGAGGGCCGATCTTCCTTCGGCAGGAGATTGCCTTCCGCCTGCCCGAGGGGGCCGAGGCTTCTTTTCGGCCGACGGACAAGGACGTTCGCGGTCCCTTTGGAGAATACGTGTTGAGGGTTTCCAGGGAGACGAACGAGATCCGCGTCCAGAGGAGGCTCGCCGTTCCGAGCCAGGTGGTCTGGCCCGGACGCTACGCCGACCTTCTGGCGTTCCTGAAGGCCGTGGACGACGCCGAATCGGGACAACTCTCGGTCACGCTTCCGCCATGA
- a CDS encoding DUF3857 domain-containing protein, with the protein MPYRAILRAALLLAAILPAGAWADSFSDLQSACIRSMKEHRAGPRAICALYRAESFAHAVDGDRELEDGLRALLSASDSAPEVKAHAASVLSAMLRARGDFEEAEALDASLAFVRAWSLLGPFEDESKSGFDAAYPPENDLQMDVVYMGKVHPISWRVLPVPAPGGVVPLDQVLDPAEKVTGYALSFVRVASDTPCVLRGGYNEAHKVWVDGELVGSRRTYSGRAFDQYAYGCTLRRGWNTILVKLCNQESGWNFTLRLTDPDGNPLGGWEAVGDPRLVKEKREAILAKNGAPAEGFVFRDPEKLLKEQADAGDPGALGDYGYYLHRLRWHDRSDPRHIEYLRKAAEARPGDPLAWLALADAEEDHNARRAALEKGVEANPEHPALLAGLAAHYMDRNMPFPALEWLRRARSADPASPSLEAAEARVRMQFASDGAAAATLRRLLKDHPNCADVRSAALAALRRFGPRSEEEALSDLFLKARQDDPGVWASEAERAMNRGRVEEGRRLFERAMALHPLDRELPAAYAARLLELDLPGEARALLERLLGWCPDWSQGHDLLGDVLETLGDREGALAAYRQALILMPQNEALKRKVAFLSPRQEEFWASYRVSPEDLSRDLGPFAGQPAAVLLDSEVVKVQSTGLASRYVQRVVKILDSASAERFQSVSVTFDPDREEVQVLEASIQKADGTRVHSEVMVTDALSDPQVRLYYRNRNLVLTFPSIQPGDLLWVEYRISDVGQGNEFGQYFGDFVPFGESLPVLTKQYTLLLPSGFPLYLHQERLDVAPMVVSGREEKVYRWNVRDLPPVEREPGSPEFTETASYLHVSTFEDRDAMGIWYARFTQDQWEPDAEMRAKAAEIIAGLDSDEAKVRAVHRWVVQQTRYVGLEFGVHGYLPYKVRQVYARRFGDCKDKALLMAVLLRQAGFDAAMVLVRTRDNGEIAEKPASLAVFNHAICYVPELDLYLDGTAEYSAMDELPDMDQGVRVQIVWPDGRTRSARTPVAGPEANTYRAVYRLEMDPASADAVGSVEVMVRGQECAWIRSRYEDPGTLREVLERDLSGTFPGSRLTAAESSDMRSLTSPLRIKMVGRFGQAARPDGAGIVSLPLWMGRLDLSSRLATLERRSLPLQLDHGWHQTYDVTYALPGGAEAIPPPPVRLETAFGKVERTITREAEGVRVVTTVAVAAERIEPQDYPAFRDFCQQVDRVIPERLRVRPKGGTP; encoded by the coding sequence ATGCCATACCGAGCGATCCTGCGAGCCGCCCTTCTTCTCGCCGCAATCCTTCCGGCGGGTGCCTGGGCGGATTCCTTTTCGGATCTCCAGTCCGCCTGCATCCGTTCCATGAAAGAACACCGCGCCGGTCCCCGGGCGATCTGCGCGTTGTATCGGGCCGAGTCCTTCGCCCACGCGGTGGACGGGGATCGGGAGTTGGAGGACGGGCTGAGGGCCCTGCTCTCGGCCTCCGATTCGGCCCCCGAGGTCAAGGCCCACGCCGCCTCGGTTCTTTCCGCCATGTTGCGGGCGCGCGGGGACTTCGAGGAGGCGGAAGCGCTGGACGCCTCGCTTGCCTTCGTCCGCGCCTGGAGCCTGCTGGGCCCCTTCGAGGACGAATCCAAGTCGGGCTTCGATGCCGCCTACCCCCCCGAGAACGACCTGCAAATGGACGTCGTGTACATGGGCAAGGTCCATCCCATCTCCTGGAGGGTTCTGCCCGTGCCGGCGCCGGGGGGCGTAGTCCCCCTGGACCAGGTCCTCGACCCCGCCGAGAAGGTCACCGGCTACGCGCTCTCCTTCGTGCGCGTCGCCTCGGACACCCCGTGCGTCCTCCGGGGCGGCTACAACGAGGCGCACAAGGTTTGGGTGGATGGGGAACTCGTGGGCTCCCGTCGGACCTACTCGGGCCGGGCCTTTGACCAGTACGCCTACGGCTGCACGCTCCGGAGGGGCTGGAACACGATCCTCGTGAAACTCTGCAACCAGGAGTCGGGGTGGAACTTCACCCTCCGCCTCACGGATCCCGATGGAAACCCCCTGGGCGGATGGGAGGCCGTTGGAGATCCTCGGCTGGTCAAGGAGAAACGCGAGGCCATTCTGGCGAAGAACGGCGCTCCGGCCGAGGGGTTCGTCTTTCGCGACCCCGAGAAGCTCCTGAAGGAGCAGGCCGACGCGGGGGATCCGGGAGCCCTGGGTGACTATGGGTACTATCTTCATCGTCTCCGCTGGCACGACCGCTCGGACCCGCGCCACATCGAGTACCTGAGGAAGGCCGCCGAGGCCCGTCCCGGAGATCCTTTGGCGTGGTTGGCCCTCGCGGACGCGGAGGAGGACCACAACGCGCGCCGCGCCGCCCTGGAGAAGGGGGTCGAGGCCAACCCCGAGCACCCCGCGCTCCTGGCGGGTCTCGCCGCCCACTACATGGACCGGAACATGCCTTTTCCGGCCCTGGAATGGCTGAGAAGGGCCCGATCCGCCGATCCGGCCAGCCCCTCCCTGGAGGCCGCGGAGGCCAGGGTCCGAATGCAGTTCGCCTCGGACGGCGCCGCGGCGGCCACGCTTCGCCGCCTTCTGAAGGACCACCCGAACTGCGCCGACGTGAGGTCGGCGGCGCTGGCGGCTCTGCGGAGGTTCGGGCCCAGGTCCGAGGAGGAGGCGCTCTCGGACCTCTTCCTGAAGGCGAGACAGGACGATCCCGGGGTCTGGGCTTCGGAGGCCGAGAGAGCCATGAACCGTGGCCGCGTGGAGGAAGGGCGCCGGCTTTTCGAGCGGGCCATGGCCCTCCATCCCCTCGACCGGGAACTTCCCGCCGCCTACGCCGCCAGGCTCCTGGAGCTGGACCTCCCGGGCGAGGCCAGGGCCCTCCTGGAACGGCTTCTGGGCTGGTGCCCCGATTGGTCCCAGGGCCACGACCTCCTGGGAGACGTCCTCGAGACCTTGGGAGACCGGGAAGGGGCCCTCGCCGCGTACAGGCAGGCCCTGATTCTGATGCCCCAGAACGAGGCGCTTAAGCGCAAGGTGGCCTTTCTGAGCCCTCGCCAGGAGGAGTTCTGGGCCTCCTATAGGGTGTCCCCGGAGGATCTTTCCCGGGATCTCGGGCCCTTCGCGGGCCAGCCCGCCGCCGTTCTCCTGGATTCGGAGGTCGTGAAGGTTCAATCCACGGGGCTGGCCTCCCGATATGTGCAACGTGTGGTGAAGATCCTCGACTCGGCCTCCGCCGAGCGGTTCCAGTCCGTGTCCGTGACTTTCGATCCCGACCGGGAGGAGGTCCAGGTCCTGGAGGCGTCCATTCAGAAAGCCGACGGGACGAGGGTCCACTCGGAAGTGATGGTGACCGATGCCCTCTCGGATCCTCAGGTCCGGCTCTATTACCGCAACCGGAACCTCGTCCTGACCTTTCCCTCCATCCAGCCCGGGGACCTGCTCTGGGTGGAATACCGGATTTCCGACGTGGGCCAGGGAAACGAGTTCGGCCAGTATTTCGGGGACTTCGTGCCCTTCGGGGAATCCCTCCCCGTTCTCACCAAGCAGTACACCCTGCTCCTTCCGTCCGGGTTCCCCCTGTATCTGCACCAGGAGCGTCTGGACGTCGCCCCCATGGTCGTTTCCGGAAGAGAGGAGAAGGTCTACCGCTGGAACGTCCGCGACCTGCCCCCCGTGGAGCGGGAGCCCGGCTCCCCCGAGTTTACGGAAACGGCCTCCTACCTCCATGTATCCACCTTCGAGGACCGGGATGCCATGGGGATCTGGTACGCGCGCTTCACCCAGGACCAGTGGGAGCCCGACGCGGAGATGCGGGCGAAGGCGGCGGAAATCATCGCGGGGCTGGATTCCGACGAGGCCAAGGTCCGGGCCGTTCACCGCTGGGTGGTCCAGCAGACGCGGTACGTGGGGCTGGAATTCGGAGTCCACGGCTACCTGCCCTACAAGGTGCGCCAGGTCTACGCGCGGCGCTTCGGAGATTGCAAGGACAAGGCCCTGCTCATGGCCGTCCTGCTCCGGCAGGCCGGCTTCGACGCGGCCATGGTGCTGGTGAGGACGCGCGACAACGGGGAGATCGCGGAAAAGCCGGCCTCCCTGGCCGTGTTCAACCACGCCATATGTTACGTCCCTGAACTGGACCTCTACCTGGACGGGACGGCCGAATATTCGGCCATGGACGAACTCCCGGACATGGACCAGGGAGTCCGGGTGCAGATCGTCTGGCCCGACGGGAGGACCCGATCGGCGCGCACCCCCGTCGCAGGTCCCGAGGCCAATACGTATCGGGCGGTCTACCGGCTGGAGATGGACCCGGCCTCGGCCGACGCCGTGGGAAGCGTCGAGGTCATGGTCCGGGGCCAGGAGTGCGCCTGGATCCGGAGCCGGTACGAAGACCCCGGGACCCTCCGGGAAGTGCTGGAACGGGACCTTTCGGGGACGTTCCCCGGCTCCAGGCTGACAGCGGCCGAATCCAGCGACATGCGGAGCCTCACTTCCCCGCTCCGGATCAAAATGGTGGGCCGGTTCGGCCAGGCCGCGCGGCCGGACGGCGCAGGAATCGTGAGCCTCCCCCTTTGGATGGGCAGGCTGGACCTCTCTTCCCGGCTGGCCACCCTCGAGCGCCGCTCCCTGCCTCTCCAGCTCGACCACGGTTGGCACCAGACGTACGACGTCACGTACGCCCTTCCCGGAGGCGCCGAGGCGATTCCCCCGCCGCCCGTGCGGCTGGAAACGGCCTTCGGGAAGGTGGAGCGGACGATCACCCGCGAGGCGGAAGGCGTCCGGGTGGTGACCACGGTGGCGGTGGCGGCGGAGCGGATCGAACCTCAGGATTACCCGGCCTTTCGGGACTTCTGCCAGCAGGTGGATCGGGTCATTCCGGAGAGGCTTCGTGTTCGCCCGAAGGGAGGCACCCCATGA
- a CDS encoding radical SAM protein has product MRYVEPVFRPPSEAESLILQVTVGCSHNACTFCAMYRNKAYRVRDLAEIREEVREAAADWPDCPRVFLGDGDALAAPTELLVEVLGELRTAFPRLRRTSLYATPMNLLDKAGSELQVLREAGLDLFYLGMESGSDDVLRTVGKGATAEEIVDAVRKGRAAGLAASVMVLLGLGGVEGSEAHARASAEVVSLMQPEYLSALTWYPVPEAPLFRKLAAGRFSLPDDLGILRELEILLRHSELRDTVFRANHASNPLPIGGRLSRDRDRLLAAVAAARAGIVPLRPSFLRGT; this is encoded by the coding sequence ATGCGCTACGTCGAACCCGTCTTCCGCCCGCCATCCGAAGCCGAAAGCCTCATCCTCCAGGTGACCGTGGGGTGCAGCCACAACGCCTGTACCTTCTGCGCCATGTACCGGAACAAGGCGTACCGAGTCCGAGACCTGGCTGAAATCAGGGAGGAGGTTCGGGAGGCCGCCGCTGATTGGCCGGACTGTCCGAGGGTTTTCCTGGGCGACGGCGACGCCCTGGCCGCTCCGACGGAGCTCCTGGTGGAGGTCCTGGGGGAGCTGCGGACCGCCTTTCCCCGCCTTCGCCGGACCTCGCTCTACGCCACGCCCATGAACCTGCTCGACAAGGCGGGGAGCGAACTCCAGGTTCTGAGGGAAGCGGGCCTGGACCTCTTCTACCTGGGCATGGAATCGGGCTCCGACGACGTGCTCAGGACCGTGGGGAAGGGCGCCACGGCGGAGGAGATCGTGGACGCCGTGCGGAAGGGACGCGCCGCCGGCCTTGCGGCCTCGGTCATGGTCCTCCTGGGGCTCGGGGGAGTCGAGGGATCCGAAGCCCACGCCCGCGCCAGCGCCGAGGTGGTTTCCCTCATGCAGCCCGAGTACCTCTCGGCCCTCACGTGGTATCCGGTCCCGGAAGCCCCCCTTTTCAGGAAACTCGCCGCCGGCCGCTTCTCCCTTCCCGACGACCTCGGGATCCTGCGGGAACTGGAGATCCTCCTGCGGCACTCGGAGCTTCGAGACACGGTCTTTCGGGCCAATCACGCCTCCAACCCCTTGCCCATCGGAGGGCGCCTGTCCAGGGACCGGGACCGGCTCCTCGCCGCCGTGGCGGCGGCCAGGGCCGGGATCGTCCCCCTCCGTCCGTCCTTCTTGAGAGGAACTTGA
- the tsaB gene encoding tRNA (adenosine(37)-N6)-threonylcarbamoyltransferase complex dimerization subunit type 1 TsaB gives MSGALVLGLDTCTRWLHVALVGGDGRLLASHGEEVRTHTTRVLASMDRVLRQAGRDRGELAGLGIVTGPGSFTGLRVGISTALGLQSALALPVFGMGSLEALARAVAWEGDGLALLDARRSEVYVQGFRRAGAAVSALGPPLALSPADAAERAASAAWAVGDGVPLVGGWKASCRLLAEVPNLAVPAAVHAWEALLEGRRREPLAPLYVRAPDVRSPG, from the coding sequence TTGTCCGGCGCGCTCGTTCTGGGTCTGGATACGTGCACGAGGTGGCTCCACGTGGCCCTCGTGGGGGGGGACGGCCGGTTGCTGGCCAGCCACGGGGAGGAGGTGCGCACCCACACGACGAGGGTCCTGGCCTCGATGGATCGGGTATTGCGCCAGGCGGGGAGGGACAGGGGCGAGCTGGCGGGCCTCGGGATCGTCACGGGGCCCGGCTCCTTCACGGGGCTCCGGGTGGGGATCTCCACGGCCCTCGGGCTCCAGTCGGCCCTGGCTTTGCCGGTTTTCGGGATGGGGAGCCTGGAGGCCCTAGCCCGCGCCGTCGCCTGGGAGGGAGACGGGCTGGCTCTCCTGGATGCGCGGCGGAGCGAGGTCTACGTTCAGGGGTTCCGGCGCGCGGGCGCCGCCGTGAGCGCCCTGGGACCCCCGCTGGCCCTATCGCCCGCCGATGCGGCGGAGAGGGCGGCCAGCGCCGCCTGGGCCGTGGGGGACGGGGTACCTCTCGTGGGGGGCTGGAAGGCCTCCTGCCGCCTCCTCGCCGAGGTTCCCAACCTGGCCGTCCCGGCCGCCGTCCATGCCTGGGAAGCCCTTCTGGAGGGTCGTAGGAGAGAGCCCCTGGCGCCCCTGTACGTGCGGGCCCCGGACGTTCGATCTCCAGGGTAG
- a CDS encoding cyclic nucleotide-binding domain-containing protein, with translation MGHPLKDFVVPFQKGDVVFKEGDPGSEMFIVQSGIVEIYRTINGEKCFRRLFEKGDFFGEMSLLEQVPRSATAEVVEDAEIIVINGSTFHQMVQSNIEIAVRMLRKLSGRLRETTDELENALLLQGLTHVPKPAELPAGGPPQEDAEAKPPVLAQFLVEGTLRVFSIFKDVSLIGRRDPVTGIVPDVDLTEEDVKRSVSRRHAKVIHSNGQFYLVEEVGTLNGTFIGGKRIPTGVLTPIKSGIQVGFGTLRLKFVERTAKGGME, from the coding sequence ATGGGCCATCCGCTGAAGGATTTTGTCGTGCCCTTCCAGAAGGGCGACGTGGTGTTCAAAGAGGGCGATCCCGGCTCGGAGATGTTCATCGTCCAGTCCGGCATCGTCGAGATCTACCGCACCATCAATGGGGAGAAGTGCTTCCGGAGGCTCTTCGAGAAGGGCGACTTCTTCGGGGAGATGAGCCTTCTGGAGCAGGTGCCCCGCTCCGCCACCGCTGAGGTGGTGGAGGACGCCGAGATCATCGTCATCAACGGAAGCACCTTCCATCAAATGGTGCAGAGCAACATCGAGATCGCCGTCCGAATGCTCAGAAAACTCTCCGGGAGGCTCAGGGAGACCACGGACGAACTCGAGAACGCGCTGCTTCTGCAGGGCCTGACGCACGTGCCGAAACCGGCCGAACTCCCCGCGGGGGGCCCGCCGCAGGAGGACGCCGAGGCCAAGCCGCCGGTGCTGGCCCAGTTCCTCGTGGAGGGGACCCTCCGGGTCTTCAGCATTTTCAAGGACGTCTCCCTCATCGGGCGCAGGGACCCGGTCACGGGCATCGTCCCGGACGTGGACCTGACGGAGGAGGACGTGAAGCGGAGCGTGTCGCGCCGCCACGCCAAGGTCATCCACAGCAACGGCCAGTTCTACCTCGTGGAGGAGGTCGGCACCCTCAACGGCACCTTCATCGGAGGCAAGCGAATCCCGACGGGGGTGCTCACGCCCATCAAGTCGGGCATCCAGGTGGGCTTCGGGACGCTCCGGCTCAAGTTCGTCGAACGCACGGCAAAGGGGGGGATGGAATGA